Proteins co-encoded in one Chionomys nivalis chromosome 6, mChiNiv1.1, whole genome shotgun sequence genomic window:
- the Tmem128 gene encoding transmembrane protein 128: protein MDARWARQELRRRYLFPSEAGLDSEDNARPSETSKAVGKKEKPLPRLNIHSGFWILASIVVTYYVDFFKTLKENFHTNSWFLFGGTLLFVSLSVAFYCIVYLEWYRGIEEYDVKYPTLVPITTATFIAAGICFNLALWNVWSFFTPVLLFTQFMGLVMFISLLG, encoded by the exons ATGGATGCTCGGTGGGCTCGGCAGGAGCTCCGGCGCCGTTACCTGTTTCCTTCCGAAGCGGGGCTGGACTCAGAGGACAACGCCAGACCGTCAG AAACCTCCAAAGCTGTTGggaaaaaggagaaacctcttccAAGACTTAACATTCATTCTGGATTCTGGATTTTGGCATCCATCGTTGTGACCTATTATGTTGACTTCTTTAAaaccttaaaagaaaattttcacacTAATAG CTGGTTTCTCTTTGGCGGAACCCTGTTGTTTGTCAGCCTGTCAGTCGCATTTTACTGCATAGTCTATCTGGAATGGTATCGCGGGATTGAAGAATATGATGTCAAGTACCCGACGCTGGTGCCCATCACAACTGCAACTTTCATTGCAGCAGGAATTTG cttCAACCTGGCTCTGTGGAATGTGTGGTCTTTCTTCACTCCTGTGCTGCTGTTCACTCAGTTTATGGGGCTCGTGATGTTCATCTCGCTTCTCGGATAA